Sequence from the Streptomyces peucetius genome:
GCGGCGACGGCCGGCACCGTCCTGGGCCTCGTGGCGCTGATCGCGAGCGTCGTCGTCGGCATCGCCACGGTGATGGCGGTGGACGAAGCGGTCGACGAGATCAACAAGGCCGTCGAGAACACCGCCCCCAAGGACGCCTCCGCGGGCGGCGCGGACGGAGAGGGCGAGGAGAAGGGCAAGGCCCTCGCCGCGGACGAGACGTCCGTCTACGACGACGACGTGCAGGTCACCGTCTCCGCACCCACGTCCTACTCCCCCGGCGAGTACGCGATCGGCCACACCGAGGGCAACAAGGCCTACCGGGTCGAGATCACCATCGAGAACGCCGGCAAGGAGAAGTACGACGCTAACCTGGTCAGCGTCGACGCCCGCGCCGGCGAGGACGGTGTGACCGCCGAGCAGGTCTTCGACGGTGACACGGGCGCCGGCTTCGAGGGCACGATCCTGCCGGGCAAGAAGGCCACGGT
This genomic interval carries:
- a CDS encoding DUF4190 domain-containing protein → MSQYAQPQPGGTPGQFTAPGPARNGLGTAALVLGIIGVLFGVIPFLFWIGTVLGLLALVLGLVGRGRAKRGEATNKGAATAGTVLGLVALIASVVVGIATVMAVDEAVDEINKAVENTAPKDASAGGADGEGEEKGKALAADETSVYDDDVQVTVSAPTSYSPGEYAIGHTEGNKAYRVEITIENAGKEKYDANLVSVDARAGEDGVTAEQVFDGDTGAGFEGTILPGKKATVTFVFDAPADAKNLTVEVSPGFDYDASHWELTV